From one Anguilla rostrata isolate EN2019 chromosome 12, ASM1855537v3, whole genome shotgun sequence genomic stretch:
- the LOC135235641 gene encoding proton-coupled zinc antiporter SLC30A1 isoform X1 — protein sequence MRFCVFASVYVHECDFVQLCMCVCACHVRACACVCVCVIAGAMPCSPGLWWSSGHCCLLGLTLLLLVCEVITSRLCNSLIIMVDSFHTLFIFLHLSFLYLPPRQPPTMPPLNPLSSTPTPPNGTSPNTPVSLSPASLMTPTPVSPLYPSAPASAPSPPSSPILRTPSSLSCPYGWARVQPLGALVSALLLASLCVSVSVDIISQILWPHPTEHPLLVTAAGVVGLLFNTAFLTMGPRGLVGLKGGFTCPVVPRMGTSFSGPDGKGEAEVGESGALEQDKDQACAHSSSTSLGRNLQDDALMFCNPGASSVLDPDQQSKGNPPPPPGIILTGRTFVNWAHPKTGFQNSRNLGKPYCGSCCHSKPHSGAPEDGGCAELGDADAGIKVCLGVPVGTERPILSRRYHCLPGLITLVQALLGPVLVLASGLVLLHSDPGCMHSVGGCDPLVYLDPGFSALAALVFLAAALPQACRHGYLLLLGTPPHFSLGELSRRIAGVPGVLAVHELHVWQLTEVHLVASVHVHCHPGPEAQACPDLLAGVTEVLRDAGVRHSTVQPEFLPVGLASAASSLSTGNPPLPAGPHCSLACRTQCAQKMCCSPREQGPRMLPSADQLEDVQSQALIIENTYL from the exons ATGCGTTTTTGCGTTTTTGCTTCTGTGTACGTTCATGAATGTGATTTTGTTcaattatgcatgtgtgtgtgtgcgtgccatgtgcgtgcgtgtgcatgcgtgtgtgtgtgtgtcattgcagGTGCAATGCCATGCAGCCCTGGTCTCTGGTGGAGCTCTGGGCACTGCTGTCTCCTGGGACTGACTCTCTtgctgctggtgtgtgaggTCATCACCAGCCGCCTCTGCAACTCCCTCATCATCATGGTGGACAGTTTTCACACTCTCTTCATCTTCCTGCACCTGTCCTTCCTTTATCtgcccccccgccagccccccacAATGCCCCCCCTTAACCCCCTCTCATCTACTCCTACCCCTCCCAATGGCACTTCCCCCAATACCCCTGTCAGTCTCAGCCCTGCCTCCTTGATGACACCAACCCCAGTGTCCCCCCTTTACCCATCTGCCCCTGCTTCTGCCCCCAGTCCTCCATCCTCCCCCATTCTTCGcactccttcttctctttcctgcCCCTACGGCTGGGCGCGGGTCCAACCCCTTGGGGCTCTGGTTTCAGCGCTGCTGCTGGCCTCCCTCTGCGTCTCGGTCTCCGTGGACATCATCAGCCAAATCCTGTGGCCGCACCCTACagagcaccccctgctggtcactGCGGCGGGCGTGGTTGGCCTGCTGTTCAACACAGCGTTCCTCACGATGGGTCCCAGGGGGTTGGTGGGGCTCAAGGGGGGATTCACCTGCCCCGTGGTTCCAAGGATGGGGACCTCATTCTCAGGACCTGATGGTAAAG GTGAAGCTGAGGTAGGCGAGAGCGGTGCACTGGAGCAGGATAAGGACCAGGCTTGTGCCCACAGCTCCTCCACAAGCCTAGGCAGGAACCTGCAAGACGATGCCTTGATGTTCTGTAACCCCGGGGCATCCAGTGTCCTGGACCCAGATCAGCAATCCAAGggcaaccccccaccacccccgggCATCATCCTGACAGGCCGCACCTTTGTGAACTGGGCCCATCCAAAGACAGGCTTCCAGAATTCCAGGAACCTTGGGAAACCATACTGTGGCAGCTGTTGCCATAGCAAACCCCACAGTGGAGCTCCAGAAGATGGAGGCTGCGCAGAGCTGGGAG ATGCTGATGCGGGGATCAAGGTTTGCCTGGGGGTTCCGGTTGGCACAGAGAGGCCCATTCTGAGCAGGCGGTACCACTGTCTCCCTGGCCTCATCACGCTGGTCCAGGCCCTCCTGGGCCCGGTTCTGGTCCTGGCCAGCGGGCTTGTACTGCTCCACAGTGACCCAGGCTGCATGCACAGTGTGGGGGGCTGCGACCCGCTCGTCTACCTGGACCCCGGCTTCTCTGCGCTGGCGGCTTTGGTGTTCCTGGCCGCCGCGCTGCCCCAGGCCTGTCGCCATGGCTACCTGCTTCTACTAGGCACCCCGCCCCACTTCTCCCTGGGGGAGCTGTCCCGCCGCATCGCGGGCGTCCCCGGGGTGCTGGCGGTGCACGAGCTGCACGTGTGGCAGCTGACCGAGGTGCACCTCGTGGCGTCTGTCCATGTCCACTGTCACCCGGGACCGGAGGCGCAGGCGTGCCCTGACCTGCTGGCGGGCGTTACAGAAGTGCTGCGGGACGCCGGGGTGCGCCACTCCACCGTTCAGCCCGAGTTCCTGCCTGTCGGCCTGGCCAGCGCAGCCAGCTCTCTGTCCACGGGAAACCCACCGCTGCCAGCAGGGCCCCACTGCAGCCTGGCCTGCAGAACACAGTGTGCCCAGAAGATGTGCTGTTCACCCAGGGAGCAGGGGCCTAGGATGCTGCCCTCTGCTGACCAACTTGAGGATGTGCAGTCTCAGGCGCTAATCATTGAAAACACGTATCTCTGA
- the LOC135235641 gene encoding proton-coupled zinc antiporter SLC30A1 isoform X2 — protein MPCSPGLWWSSGHCCLLGLTLLLLVCEVITSRLCNSLIIMVDSFHTLFIFLHLSFLYLPPRQPPTMPPLNPLSSTPTPPNGTSPNTPVSLSPASLMTPTPVSPLYPSAPASAPSPPSSPILRTPSSLSCPYGWARVQPLGALVSALLLASLCVSVSVDIISQILWPHPTEHPLLVTAAGVVGLLFNTAFLTMGPRGLVGLKGGFTCPVVPRMGTSFSGPDGKGEAEVGESGALEQDKDQACAHSSSTSLGRNLQDDALMFCNPGASSVLDPDQQSKGNPPPPPGIILTGRTFVNWAHPKTGFQNSRNLGKPYCGSCCHSKPHSGAPEDGGCAELGDADAGIKVCLGVPVGTERPILSRRYHCLPGLITLVQALLGPVLVLASGLVLLHSDPGCMHSVGGCDPLVYLDPGFSALAALVFLAAALPQACRHGYLLLLGTPPHFSLGELSRRIAGVPGVLAVHELHVWQLTEVHLVASVHVHCHPGPEAQACPDLLAGVTEVLRDAGVRHSTVQPEFLPVGLASAASSLSTGNPPLPAGPHCSLACRTQCAQKMCCSPREQGPRMLPSADQLEDVQSQALIIENTYL, from the exons ATGCCATGCAGCCCTGGTCTCTGGTGGAGCTCTGGGCACTGCTGTCTCCTGGGACTGACTCTCTtgctgctggtgtgtgaggTCATCACCAGCCGCCTCTGCAACTCCCTCATCATCATGGTGGACAGTTTTCACACTCTCTTCATCTTCCTGCACCTGTCCTTCCTTTATCtgcccccccgccagccccccacAATGCCCCCCCTTAACCCCCTCTCATCTACTCCTACCCCTCCCAATGGCACTTCCCCCAATACCCCTGTCAGTCTCAGCCCTGCCTCCTTGATGACACCAACCCCAGTGTCCCCCCTTTACCCATCTGCCCCTGCTTCTGCCCCCAGTCCTCCATCCTCCCCCATTCTTCGcactccttcttctctttcctgcCCCTACGGCTGGGCGCGGGTCCAACCCCTTGGGGCTCTGGTTTCAGCGCTGCTGCTGGCCTCCCTCTGCGTCTCGGTCTCCGTGGACATCATCAGCCAAATCCTGTGGCCGCACCCTACagagcaccccctgctggtcactGCGGCGGGCGTGGTTGGCCTGCTGTTCAACACAGCGTTCCTCACGATGGGTCCCAGGGGGTTGGTGGGGCTCAAGGGGGGATTCACCTGCCCCGTGGTTCCAAGGATGGGGACCTCATTCTCAGGACCTGATGGTAAAG GTGAAGCTGAGGTAGGCGAGAGCGGTGCACTGGAGCAGGATAAGGACCAGGCTTGTGCCCACAGCTCCTCCACAAGCCTAGGCAGGAACCTGCAAGACGATGCCTTGATGTTCTGTAACCCCGGGGCATCCAGTGTCCTGGACCCAGATCAGCAATCCAAGggcaaccccccaccacccccgggCATCATCCTGACAGGCCGCACCTTTGTGAACTGGGCCCATCCAAAGACAGGCTTCCAGAATTCCAGGAACCTTGGGAAACCATACTGTGGCAGCTGTTGCCATAGCAAACCCCACAGTGGAGCTCCAGAAGATGGAGGCTGCGCAGAGCTGGGAG ATGCTGATGCGGGGATCAAGGTTTGCCTGGGGGTTCCGGTTGGCACAGAGAGGCCCATTCTGAGCAGGCGGTACCACTGTCTCCCTGGCCTCATCACGCTGGTCCAGGCCCTCCTGGGCCCGGTTCTGGTCCTGGCCAGCGGGCTTGTACTGCTCCACAGTGACCCAGGCTGCATGCACAGTGTGGGGGGCTGCGACCCGCTCGTCTACCTGGACCCCGGCTTCTCTGCGCTGGCGGCTTTGGTGTTCCTGGCCGCCGCGCTGCCCCAGGCCTGTCGCCATGGCTACCTGCTTCTACTAGGCACCCCGCCCCACTTCTCCCTGGGGGAGCTGTCCCGCCGCATCGCGGGCGTCCCCGGGGTGCTGGCGGTGCACGAGCTGCACGTGTGGCAGCTGACCGAGGTGCACCTCGTGGCGTCTGTCCATGTCCACTGTCACCCGGGACCGGAGGCGCAGGCGTGCCCTGACCTGCTGGCGGGCGTTACAGAAGTGCTGCGGGACGCCGGGGTGCGCCACTCCACCGTTCAGCCCGAGTTCCTGCCTGTCGGCCTGGCCAGCGCAGCCAGCTCTCTGTCCACGGGAAACCCACCGCTGCCAGCAGGGCCCCACTGCAGCCTGGCCTGCAGAACACAGTGTGCCCAGAAGATGTGCTGTTCACCCAGGGAGCAGGGGCCTAGGATGCTGCCCTCTGCTGACCAACTTGAGGATGTGCAGTCTCAGGCGCTAATCATTGAAAACACGTATCTCTGA